The stretch of DNA ATCCCGGCTGCCCTCGCTGCCGAGGGCCTCGTGGAGATCGTCGAGCGTCTCGAAGTACAGCTCCGCGACCCCGTCGAACTCGGCGTTTTCGGGGTCGGTGGGGTACACAGTTTGATAGCGGACGACACCCTCGATGTCCTTCGCGAGCGGGGAGTGATTGCCCTCCCAGTACTCGCGGAACTCCTCGTGACTCATTCCTTCCTGTCGAACGAGAAACGCCGAGTGCTTGTAGAGCCCGTCGGTCTCGCCGTCCACTTCGTCCTTCCAGACCTTCTCTTCGCCGATGAATCGGGGGCGGCGTTCGACGTCGAGGAAGTTGTTGACGTCCTCACGGGCCTCCGCAGCCACCTCCCGAGTCGGATCGTAATCCCGACTGCCTTCGCTGCCGAGCGCCTCGTGGAGATCGTCGAGTGTCTCGAAGTACAGCTCCGCGAGTCCATCGAATTCGGCGTTTTCGGGGTCGTTTGGATAGACGGTCTGATAACGGACGACACCCTCGATGTCCTTCGCGAGCGGAGAATGGTTTCCCTCCCAGTACTCGCGAAACTCCTCGTGACTCATCCCCTCCTGCCGGACCAGCAACGCGACGTGCTTGAACATCTCATCCGGGCGTTCGGCGGCTCGTGTGATAAAATCACCGGGGTCGGTCGAATCCTGGAGCGGCCGACCGTTCAGTCGTCCGGCTCGATCCGCTCGGCTTTGCCGAGGTGGTGGGATTTATGTACGATCTGGCGAACCATCCAGACGAACGATGTACGAACGAAGCTTCATGGAGGGAACGCGGGGAACTCAAGCTGTGGACTGGGAGGAGCGCATCGACGTCAAGCGCATGCGCGAGGAGCGCTACGAGAAGGCCCTGGAACGACTCCAGGACTCGGAGCTCGGCTCGATGCTCCTGGTCTCGGACCCCAACATCCGGTACGTCACCGGACTCGCGATGACTGGCGGAAGCGGGGCGGACCACTACACGCTGCTCACCGAGAACGGTGACGTGGTCCACTGGGACACCGCGGATCACGCCTCGAACCAGCGATTCAACTGCCCGTGGCTCGACGACATCCGGTACGCTGCCCCTGGTCTCGGGAACGTCCCGCGCGCGTCGGGCCGCGACTCCGCGCGCGGCTTCCTGACCCAGAAGATGGCGAGTCTCGTCGAGGAGGCGATGGCGGAGTACGGCGTCGCCAAGGAACCGATGGGGCTCGACGTCGGGAGCACAGGACTAGTCG from Halococcus salifodinae DSM 8989 encodes:
- a CDS encoding EthD domain-containing protein; amino-acid sequence: MFKHVALLVRQEGMSHEEFREYWEGNHSPLAKDIEGVVRYQTVYPNDPENAEFDGLAELYFETLDDLHEALGSEGSRDYDPTREVAAEAREDVNNFLDVERRPRFIGEEKVWKDEVDGETDGLYKHSAFLVRQEGMSHEEFREYWEGNHSPLAKDIEGVVRYQTVYPTDPENAEFDGVAELYFETLDDLHEALGSEGSRDYDPTREVAAEAREDVNNFLDVERRPRFIGEEKVWKNETEDVEGY